One region of Clostridiales bacterium genomic DNA includes:
- a CDS encoding M28 family peptidase, whose product MSNEEQTIEKAENTVPQTDAPEQTQGDNSVAQQSVEQPVEAQAQQADSTPEPNSEPESEKTDEATQETQESAQSGEAEKVTPKEEADTPTEDKSDKPNDAQKPAKKASKKSDGGKIDLGSNKLFKALYYPILAVFVALMFIFSVIDGSYGYSPNAYDAEYYANVNASIAYLAENPRSAMSQSSTGNNAIGITAARDHIVDTLTSGGFNEKPEQKTDDDLDEVDGEITTDTEWYVNDANVYLPTVTTQTSTLTAALQQNMGLSDYLVGTEITNIIAAIPCNKDNAGAIIITVRYDSRPDSTGAGANAAFVANVLHTLNLYVKNQTSFENDVVVVFTEDLDNSYGANAFFDAFKGLNDVVSRAKAGISLEAYGNAGTLALTAYNTAGYDYISAYTGVSGSVLNSSVVSASLPSALVNEGAVTAFGDIPAVQVAVLGGLDKAESMLDSADNLSQAIVRQQAQFVKDYIDSFGNTSKSFSSEPDGNMVVFSYLDGGSITYNSIAAYVIGAVIILMIAGAIASMIVKKTFSVKRMFIAMGVQLLTVIATLACLVASYFVVTLMLTGFGVLPIHAIANIRYFNAGILIAAMIITLAASFGFTTLFKKLLKVTSSDTVRGTAMLFGITGAVMSFACPAYSFLTSWLGILMLVVLIVSALTHKQFKAKFGIGMDRLYLYAIPVAICLPIIMSSVVMTASLLPLALMPVLMTLFTGMLGVAVPYLDRTQVLLDKVAKKLPKRTVRVERVVTEQVEDRAKKGKFTEKTYKRVEKEKVAIGYKNYFGISVLAVLGIVVALFSGGFGVSFGKSITGYHDYQNAIYNDAIVYEWSKDESGTTTQSIVVEDLMAYKFIRYSLNDLKYEGGRYVKTVNYSTVVTNEPNITRDASGDNAVYNVTTFDGALSYVTLTIPSASSITKITVKEASKADSGYKGYVYEFDNESKITLRLPYGFGNFEMEIEGASPTRFEYDEYRSVAPLSSNTPLSNVDEWNTVVADYVGTDVGNNLSGGIVVKRTFSL is encoded by the coding sequence ATGAGTAACGAAGAACAAACAATAGAAAAGGCGGAAAATACCGTTCCGCAAACGGACGCGCCCGAGCAAACTCAGGGCGATAATTCCGTCGCACAACAATCGGTCGAACAGCCCGTCGAAGCGCAAGCGCAACAGGCGGACTCGACTCCCGAACCGAACTCGGAACCCGAGAGCGAAAAAACCGACGAAGCAACGCAGGAAACGCAAGAGTCCGCGCAGTCCGGCGAAGCCGAGAAGGTCACGCCGAAGGAAGAAGCCGATACTCCTACCGAGGACAAGTCGGACAAGCCCAATGACGCTCAAAAACCCGCCAAAAAGGCGAGTAAGAAGTCGGACGGCGGCAAGATCGACCTCGGCAGTAACAAGCTTTTCAAAGCCTTGTACTATCCGATTTTGGCAGTGTTCGTCGCGCTTATGTTCATATTCTCGGTTATCGACGGTAGTTACGGGTATAGCCCCAACGCCTACGACGCAGAGTACTACGCCAACGTAAACGCGAGTATAGCGTACCTTGCCGAAAACCCGCGCTCCGCAATGAGTCAGTCAAGCACGGGCAATAACGCCATTGGCATCACTGCCGCGCGCGACCATATTGTGGACACGCTCACTTCGGGCGGGTTCAACGAAAAGCCCGAGCAAAAGACGGACGACGATCTCGACGAGGTCGACGGCGAAATCACCACCGACACCGAGTGGTACGTCAACGACGCCAACGTGTACCTTCCCACGGTCACTACTCAAACATCCACGCTCACTGCGGCCCTTCAACAAAACATGGGTTTGAGCGACTACCTTGTAGGTACGGAGATCACCAATATTATCGCCGCTATTCCTTGCAATAAGGATAACGCGGGCGCAATAATAATTACCGTGCGTTACGACAGCCGTCCCGACAGCACGGGCGCGGGCGCAAACGCCGCGTTCGTCGCTAACGTACTTCATACGCTAAATCTATACGTCAAGAACCAAACGTCGTTCGAGAACGACGTTGTGGTCGTGTTTACCGAGGACCTCGACAACTCGTACGGCGCAAACGCGTTCTTCGACGCGTTCAAAGGTCTTAACGACGTAGTGTCGCGCGCCAAGGCGGGTATCTCGCTCGAAGCGTACGGCAATGCCGGCACGCTCGCTCTTACCGCGTATAACACCGCAGGCTACGATTATATCAGCGCATATACGGGCGTATCGGGCTCCGTACTCAATTCGTCGGTAGTATCCGCTTCGCTTCCGTCGGCGCTCGTAAACGAGGGGGCAGTGACCGCGTTCGGCGATATCCCCGCCGTTCAGGTCGCAGTACTCGGCGGGCTCGATAAAGCCGAAAGTATGCTCGACAGTGCGGACAACCTTTCCCAAGCGATCGTCCGTCAGCAGGCTCAGTTCGTAAAAGATTATATTGATAGCTTCGGCAATACAAGCAAATCGTTCTCGTCTGAGCCCGACGGCAATATGGTCGTGTTCTCGTATTTGGACGGCGGCTCGATCACGTATAATTCGATCGCTGCGTATGTTATCGGCGCAGTGATCATACTCATGATAGCCGGCGCGATTGCGAGCATGATAGTCAAAAAGACCTTCTCGGTCAAGCGTATGTTCATCGCTATGGGCGTACAACTCCTTACCGTGATCGCAACGCTCGCTTGCTTGGTGGCCTCGTACTTTGTAGTAACGCTCATGCTCACGGGCTTCGGCGTACTGCCCATTCACGCGATAGCGAATATCCGTTACTTTAATGCGGGAATACTCATCGCCGCAATGATAATAACGCTTGCCGCGTCGTTCGGATTCACTACGCTGTTCAAGAAACTGTTAAAAGTAACTTCGTCCGATACCGTGCGCGGCACGGCTATGCTGTTCGGCATAACGGGCGCGGTAATGAGCTTCGCTTGCCCCGCGTACTCGTTCTTAACGAGCTGGCTCGGCATACTCATGCTTGTCGTGCTTATCGTATCGGCGCTCACTCACAAGCAATTTAAAGCCAAGTTCGGCATAGGCATGGATAGGCTGTATCTCTACGCTATACCCGTCGCGATCTGCCTTCCCATTATAATGAGCTCGGTGGTTATGACCGCTTCGCTTCTTCCGCTCGCGCTCATGCCCGTGCTCATGACTCTGTTTACGGGTATGCTCGGTGTTGCGGTGCCGTATCTCGACCGCACGCAGGTGCTGCTCGACAAGGTCGCCAAAAAGCTTCCCAAGCGCACCGTGCGCGTCGAACGCGTCGTGACCGAACAGGTCGAGGACCGTGCCAAGAAAGGCAAGTTCACCGAAAAAACTTATAAACGCGTCGAGAAGGAAAAAGTAGCGATAGGCTATAAGAACTACTTCGGTATAAGCGTGCTTGCCGTGCTCGGTATAGTCGTAGCGCTGTTCTCGGGCGGCTTCGGCGTAAGCTTCGGCAAGAGCATTACGGGCTATCACGACTATCAGAACGCTATATATAACGACGCTATCGTATACGAATGGTCCAAGGACGAAAGCGGCACGACCACGCAGAGCATAGTCGTAGAAGACCTCATGGCGTACAAGTTTATCCGCTACTCGCTGAACGACCTAAAATACGAGGGCGGCAGATATGTAAAGACTGTCAATTACTCGACGGTCGTCACCAACGAGCCCAATATCACTCGCGACGCTTCGGGCGATAACGCCGTGTATAACGTAACTACATTCGACGGCGCGCTGTCGTACGTAACGCTTACCATTCCGTCGGCGAGCTCGATCACCAAGATAACCGTCAAGGAAGCTTCCAAGGCGGATAGCGGTTATAAGGGCTATGTGTACGAGTTCGATAACGAA